From a region of the Coprococcus comes ATCC 27758 genome:
- a CDS encoding ATP-binding cassette domain-containing protein: MKFNCKHTVVAKCLKLGAEMMPKHFAGMIFVHLFLAVLPVFGIQISRRIYQLAEKSVLSDYQVLTLLLPVLLYGAYLFLMKSYTIYYERVIVQFGGLLEFEKKTKLILHEKCGKIAMRYYEMPSFYNRLWEAKVASINVYRVVECVITLSGAVLSIVLLSGYASIIHSSFFLLIVLAAIPALFGNVSEAILKSRRRTQLAALAKEEKDRKECTTDIRYTKERIVYESSDFLIQKWKTSSRKLREKEYEVEMQVLKIRTFLMFLNVAATAGVYVLAGYLFFQRKIDYPAFMVAVSATFQLQNQYAQLFSDLGAFSQFCLMVKPFFLFLDTENETQRIASTGKIAFHHAGFTYPTGKEPVLHNLNFTIHAGEKIAIVGVNGAGKTTLSKLLAGLLVVTEGKNEGVLADTPSVMFQEYQQYALTLLENLAPQELELKNPVLAEELLTELNLSQIAKNEILGREFGKVDLSGGQWQKLAMARAFYHGGTFFLLDEPTSAIDPLYEKELNDLIFRRIGNDSTLIIISHRLSIAKMADRVLVLDHGTIAEQGKHEELLANSDSLYQKLWNAQLSWYGE; the protein is encoded by the coding sequence ATGAAATTTAACTGTAAGCATACGGTTGTGGCGAAATGTCTCAAACTGGGTGCAGAAATGATGCCAAAACATTTTGCAGGGATGATATTCGTCCACCTATTTCTGGCTGTACTTCCAGTATTTGGCATTCAGATCAGTCGCCGAATCTATCAGCTTGCCGAAAAGTCTGTATTGTCAGACTATCAGGTATTAACATTGCTTCTTCCGGTTTTGCTCTATGGAGCGTATTTGTTTCTGATGAAAAGCTACACCATTTACTATGAGCGTGTGATTGTTCAGTTCGGAGGATTGCTGGAATTTGAGAAGAAAACAAAATTGATACTTCATGAAAAATGTGGAAAAATTGCGATGCGTTATTATGAGATGCCGTCCTTCTATAACAGACTATGGGAAGCGAAAGTTGCAAGTATCAATGTATATCGGGTAGTCGAATGCGTGATTACTTTATCTGGTGCGGTGCTGTCAATTGTTCTTCTTTCTGGATATGCATCTATTATCCATTCGTCTTTTTTTCTTCTTATTGTACTGGCTGCCATTCCAGCACTTTTTGGAAATGTCAGTGAAGCAATTTTAAAAAGTCGCAGGCGTACACAATTAGCGGCTCTTGCAAAAGAAGAAAAGGACCGAAAAGAATGTACAACTGATATCCGCTACACAAAAGAGCGGATTGTATATGAAAGCAGTGATTTTCTTATTCAGAAATGGAAAACTTCTTCCAGAAAACTGCGTGAAAAAGAATATGAAGTGGAAATGCAGGTGTTAAAGATTCGTACTTTTTTGATGTTTTTAAATGTTGCTGCAACAGCAGGTGTCTATGTACTGGCCGGCTATTTGTTTTTCCAGAGAAAAATTGATTATCCAGCGTTCATGGTAGCAGTTTCTGCAACATTTCAGCTTCAGAATCAGTATGCACAGTTGTTTTCAGACTTGGGAGCTTTTTCGCAGTTTTGTCTAATGGTAAAACCATTTTTCCTGTTTCTGGATACAGAGAACGAAACACAAAGAATCGCATCAACGGGTAAAATTGCATTCCATCATGCAGGATTTACGTACCCGACGGGAAAAGAACCGGTGCTTCATAATTTGAATTTTACAATACATGCCGGAGAGAAAATCGCTATAGTGGGGGTGAATGGTGCTGGGAAAACAACGCTTTCTAAATTACTGGCAGGATTACTGGTAGTTACAGAAGGGAAAAATGAAGGTGTTCTCGCTGATACACCTTCTGTTATGTTTCAGGAATATCAGCAATATGCATTAACGTTGCTGGAAAATCTTGCTCCCCAGGAATTGGAATTAAAAAATCCAGTACTTGCAGAAGAGCTTCTTACAGAACTAAACCTCAGTCAGATTGCAAAAAATGAAATTCTTGGACGGGAGTTTGGAAAAGTAGATTTGTCGGGAGGGCAATGGCAGAAATTGGCGATGGCGAGAGCATTTTACCACGGAGGGACTTTCTTTTTATTGGACGAACCTACATCAGCCATTGATCCGCTATATGAAAAAGAATTAAATGATCTTATTTTCAGACGTATAGGAAATGACAGTACGCTTATCATTATTTCACATCGTCTTAGTATTGCAAAAATGGCTGACCGGGTACTGGTGCTGGATCATGGTACAATAGCAGAGCAGGGAAAACATGAAGAATTGTTAGCAAATTCAGATTCACTTTATCAAAAACTATGGAATGCACAACTAAGTTGGTACGGAGAATAG
- a CDS encoding orotate phosphoribosyltransferase, whose amino-acid sequence MDERLEDLRSAKNPKARIKILKGHFATSHSHINTYIDMSTVKSRHNNARETAKVLAAAYLSNTTVDTIVCMEETEVIGTFLAEQLADENQYSLSKGNNISIITPEMYQDGQILFRDNKQRMVENKQVLILAASITTGKSVKQAIESVLYYGGRVCGISAIFSSVNKIAGMEVNTIFTSSDLPHYRAYSPEDCPKCREGQRIEAIVNSYGYSKL is encoded by the coding sequence ATGGATGAAAGACTGGAAGACCTTCGCTCCGCTAAAAACCCAAAGGCGCGAATTAAAATTTTAAAAGGACACTTTGCAACAAGTCATTCCCACATCAACACCTACATCGACATGTCAACGGTCAAATCCCGTCACAACAACGCCCGTGAAACTGCAAAAGTTCTTGCAGCAGCTTACCTTTCTAACACAACGGTAGATACCATCGTTTGCATGGAAGAGACAGAAGTGATCGGAACCTTCCTTGCCGAGCAGCTTGCCGATGAGAACCAGTACTCACTCAGCAAAGGAAACAACATTTCCATTATTACCCCGGAGATGTATCAGGACGGACAGATCCTGTTCCGTGACAACAAACAGAGAATGGTTGAGAACAAACAGGTTCTGATCCTTGCAGCGTCCATCACAACCGGTAAATCTGTCAAACAAGCAATCGAGTCTGTTCTCTACTACGGTGGAAGAGTCTGCGGAATCAGCGCAATTTTCAGTTCAGTCAACAAGATTGCAGGAATGGAAGTCAATACGATCTTCACAAGCAGTGATCTTCCACATTACAGAGCATATTCTCCGGAAGATTGCCCGAAGTGCAGAGAAGGACAGCGGATCGAAGCTATCGTGAACAGCTACGGTTATTCTAAATTATAA
- the rpsT gene encoding 30S ribosomal protein S20: MANIKSAKKRILVTETKTARNKAIKSKVKTYVKKVETAVEKKDVEAAKVALKEAISVINKAGSKGVYHKNTCARKISRLTKAVNEIA; encoded by the coding sequence ATGGCTAATATTAAATCCGCAAAAAAGAGAATTTTAGTAACTGAGACAAAGACAGCTAGAAATAAAGCAATCAAATCTAAAGTGAAAACTTATGTAAAAAAAGTTGAAACTGCTGTTGAAAAGAAAGACGTTGAAGCTGCAAAGGTTGCATTAAAAGAAGCAATCTCTGTAATCAACAAAGCAGGAAGCAAGGGTGTTTACCACAAAAATACTTGCGCAAGAAAGATCTCTCGTTTAACAAAAGCTGTTAACGAAATTGCTTAA
- the gpr gene encoding GPR endopeptidase, which produces MVEKYNIRTDLALEEKERFESDHVEVQGVILTEEYDEENEIRITTVRIETENGAKVMGKPVGSYITIEAPEMAAPDEGYHEEISQQLRKFIGELLPKRKMEKILVVGLGNRQVTPDALGPYVVDNLHITRHIIEEYGKYATGEDEVWSVSAIVPGVMGQTGMETVEVIRGVVAETKPDILLVIDALAARNSKRLNRTIQIADTGINPGSGVGNHRNAITEKTVGIPVIAIGVPTVVDAATIVGDTMDNLLSAVEVSESLKGMASVIKGYSPAEKYELIKELIAPHLNGMFVTPKDIDETVRRISYTISEALNMLFAASAT; this is translated from the coding sequence ATGGTTGAAAAGTATAATATCAGGACGGATCTGGCGCTGGAAGAGAAGGAACGGTTTGAATCTGACCATGTTGAGGTTCAGGGTGTGATCTTGACGGAAGAGTATGATGAGGAAAATGAGATCCGCATCACGACCGTGAGGATTGAGACCGAAAACGGAGCAAAAGTGATGGGGAAACCGGTTGGCAGCTATATCACGATCGAGGCACCGGAAATGGCAGCTCCCGATGAAGGATATCATGAGGAGATTTCACAGCAGCTCCGGAAATTCATTGGAGAACTGCTTCCTAAAAGAAAGATGGAAAAGATCCTGGTGGTCGGTCTTGGCAACCGGCAGGTGACACCGGATGCACTTGGTCCTTATGTGGTAGACAACCTGCATATCACAAGGCATATCATTGAGGAGTACGGAAAGTATGCAACAGGGGAAGATGAGGTCTGGTCGGTCAGCGCGATCGTGCCGGGGGTTATGGGGCAGACCGGAATGGAGACTGTGGAGGTGATCCGGGGGGTGGTGGCAGAGACAAAACCGGATATCCTTCTGGTGATCGATGCGTTGGCAGCGAGAAATTCAAAAAGGCTGAACCGGACGATCCAGATTGCGGATACGGGAATCAATCCGGGATCCGGGGTGGGAAATCACCGAAATGCAATCACGGAAAAGACAGTCGGGATCCCGGTGATTGCAATCGGTGTGCCGACTGTAGTGGATGCGGCAACCATTGTAGGCGATACGATGGATAATCTGCTCAGTGCAGTGGAAGTATCTGAATCTTTAAAAGGCATGGCAAGTGTGATCAAAGGATACAGTCCGGCAGAAAAATATGAGCTGATCAAAGAACTGATCGCGCCACATTTAAATGGAATGTTTGTAACACCAAAAGATATTGATGAGACCGTCAGGCGAATCAGTTATACGATTTCGGAGGCACTGAATATGCTTTTTGCAGCTTCAGCGACATAA
- a CDS encoding stage II sporulation protein P, with the protein MKKEQRICVLLAIMILGIWGLEAKSSGSLIPKSWKIRMIQSVQENAERLYMPGVTYTEKKQGEIRVTEAVVHMASALIPLGNYVTEREAAELLTEDEATYAILAKKQAEEENSVDENGQLIGKDKSEETRQASVPTMDLSMERLNDFEYLVSNFYTVDSVTYINPSELNASELLGKDLRIDLSTGGSKILIYHTHSQETFADSDNDPSTSIVGIGRYLTEILNNKYKIPTMHHEGVYDLINGKLDRSEAYEFAKPEVEQILAENPSIEVVIDLHRDGVADTTHLVTEINGKPTAQIMFFNGLSRTRVNGDLAGMANPYLQDNLAFSLQMKIAAETKYPGFARRNYLRGYKYNMDLMPRMLLIEAGAQTNTVEEMRNAMEVLADLLNSVLTGR; encoded by the coding sequence ATGAAAAAAGAACAGAGAATTTGTGTGCTTCTTGCCATTATGATTTTGGGAATCTGGGGACTGGAAGCAAAAAGCAGCGGTTCACTGATCCCGAAGTCCTGGAAGATCAGAATGATCCAGAGCGTTCAGGAGAATGCGGAGCGGCTTTATATGCCGGGAGTTACATATACGGAAAAAAAACAAGGGGAAATCCGGGTGACGGAGGCTGTTGTCCACATGGCATCTGCCCTGATTCCTCTTGGCAATTATGTGACTGAACGGGAGGCGGCAGAGCTTCTGACAGAAGATGAGGCTACCTATGCGATTCTTGCAAAAAAGCAGGCAGAAGAAGAAAATTCGGTGGATGAAAATGGACAGCTTATCGGGAAAGACAAAAGTGAAGAGACAAGGCAGGCGTCCGTACCGACGATGGATCTTTCGATGGAGCGGCTAAATGATTTTGAATATCTTGTGAGCAATTTTTATACGGTGGACAGCGTGACTTATATCAATCCTTCGGAGTTGAACGCTTCGGAGCTGCTTGGAAAGGATTTGAGGATCGATCTGAGTACGGGCGGTTCGAAAATCCTGATCTATCACACCCATTCCCAGGAGACATTTGCAGATTCGGACAATGATCCGTCCACCTCAATTGTAGGGATCGGGCGTTATCTGACGGAGATTTTAAATAACAAATACAAGATTCCGACCATGCATCATGAGGGTGTATATGATCTGATCAATGGGAAACTGGATCGGAGCGAGGCCTATGAATTTGCCAAACCTGAGGTGGAACAGATCCTTGCGGAAAATCCGAGTATCGAAGTGGTGATCGATCTGCATAGAGACGGCGTGGCGGATACTACGCATCTGGTGACAGAGATAAATGGGAAACCGACGGCACAGATCATGTTTTTTAACGGACTTAGCCGGACGCGGGTAAACGGAGACCTTGCCGGAATGGCCAATCCATATTTGCAGGATAATCTTGCATTTTCCCTGCAGATGAAGATTGCGGCAGAAACAAAATATCCGGGATTTGCAAGGAGAAACTATCTTCGCGGCTATAAATACAATATGGATCTGATGCCGCGGATGCTTCTTATTGAGGCGGGCGCGCAGACCAACACGGTAGAGGAAATGCGAAATGCCATGGAGGTGCTGGCAGACCTTTTAAATAGTGTGCTGACCGGACGATAG
- a CDS encoding DNA gyrase/topoisomerase IV subunit B encodes MAKKTTYDAESITILEGLEAVRKRPGMYIGSVSTKGLNHLVYEIVDNAVDEHLAGFCSQIEVTLEKDGSATVTDNGRGVPVGMHAKGVSAARIVYTTLHAGGKFDDSAYKTSGGLHGVGSSVVNALSTYMDVKISRDGAVHHDRYERGIPVVELEDGLLPVIGKTKKTGTCVNFLPDPTIFEKTRFKEEEIKSRLHETAYLNPELTIIFTDKRKTQEERIEYHEPDGIIGFIKDLNSKKEVIHDPVYYKGEAEGIEVEVAFQYVNEFHENVLGFCNNIYNAEGGTHLTGFKTTFTTIMNQYAREIGVLKDKDANFTGADVRNGMTAIVSIKHPDPRFEGQTKTKLDNQDAAKATGKVTSDEIPRFFDRNLETLKKVLSCAEKAAKIRKTEEKAKTNLLTRQKYSFDSNGKLANCESRDASKCEIFIVEGDSAGGSAKTARDRMYQAILPIRGKILNVEKASIDKVLANAEIKTMINAFGCGFSEGYGNDFDITKLRYDKIIIMADADVDGAHISTLLLTLFYRFMPELIYEGHVYVAMPPLYKAMPKKGEEEYLYDDKALERYRKTHSDFTLQRYKGLGEMDAEQLWETTLNPETRMMKRIEIEDARMASGVTEMLMGTEVPPRRAFIYENATEAELDI; translated from the coding sequence ATGGCAAAAAAGACTACATATGATGCGGAGAGTATTACCATTCTGGAAGGACTGGAAGCCGTCCGGAAAAGACCGGGAATGTATATTGGAAGCGTCAGTACCAAGGGGCTTAACCACCTGGTGTACGAAATTGTAGATAATGCGGTAGATGAGCATCTGGCAGGATTTTGTTCACAGATAGAGGTGACACTGGAAAAGGACGGTTCTGCAACGGTAACAGATAATGGACGCGGTGTGCCGGTAGGTATGCATGCAAAAGGAGTATCGGCGGCCAGAATCGTATATACCACCCTACATGCGGGAGGTAAGTTCGATGATTCGGCATACAAGACAAGTGGCGGTCTGCACGGAGTAGGTTCTTCGGTTGTTAATGCACTATCTACTTATATGGATGTAAAGATCAGCCGTGACGGTGCGGTCCACCACGACCGTTATGAGAGAGGAATTCCGGTGGTAGAACTGGAGGATGGGCTTCTTCCGGTGATCGGAAAGACCAAAAAGACCGGAACCTGTGTCAATTTTCTTCCGGATCCGACAATTTTCGAGAAGACGAGATTTAAAGAGGAAGAGATCAAGAGCCGACTGCATGAGACAGCCTACCTGAATCCGGAACTGACGATTATATTTACAGATAAAAGAAAGACACAGGAAGAGAGGATCGAGTATCATGAACCGGATGGGATCATTGGATTTATCAAGGATCTGAATTCCAAAAAAGAAGTGATCCACGATCCGGTTTACTATAAAGGAGAAGCAGAAGGTATCGAAGTGGAAGTTGCATTCCAGTATGTGAATGAATTTCATGAAAATGTACTAGGTTTCTGCAACAATATTTATAATGCGGAAGGGGGAACCCATCTGACCGGGTTCAAGACGACATTTACGACGATCATGAACCAGTATGCCCGTGAAATTGGTGTGTTAAAGGATAAGGATGCCAACTTTACCGGTGCGGATGTACGGAACGGAATGACGGCGATCGTATCGATCAAGCACCCGGATCCGAGATTTGAGGGACAGACCAAGACAAAGCTGGACAACCAGGATGCGGCAAAAGCGACCGGAAAGGTGACCAGTGATGAGATCCCGCGTTTCTTTGACCGGAATCTGGAGACACTGAAAAAGGTTCTTTCCTGTGCGGAAAAAGCAGCAAAGATCCGTAAGACCGAGGAAAAGGCAAAGACGAATCTTCTGACCAGGCAGAAATATTCTTTTGACAGTAACGGTAAGCTTGCCAACTGTGAGAGCAGGGATGCATCCAAATGTGAAATCTTCATCGTTGAGGGAGATTCTGCGGGAGGAAGCGCAAAGACTGCCCGCGACAGAATGTATCAGGCAATCCTGCCGATCCGTGGAAAGATCCTGAACGTGGAAAAAGCAAGCATCGATAAGGTTCTGGCAAATGCCGAGATCAAGACCATGATCAATGCATTCGGATGTGGATTTTCAGAGGGATACGGTAATGACTTTGATATCACAAAGCTGCGGTATGACAAGATTATCATCATGGCGGATGCGGATGTGGATGGAGCGCATATTTCCACACTGTTGCTGACCTTATTCTACCGGTTTATGCCGGAACTGATATACGAAGGTCATGTCTACGTGGCAATGCCGCCGCTTTATAAGGCAATGCCGAAAAAGGGAGAAGAAGAGTACCTTTACGATGATAAGGCACTGGAGAGATATAGAAAGACACATTCCGACTTTACCCTGCAGCGATACAAAGGTCTGGGTGAAATGGATGCAGAGCAGCTCTGGGAGACAACCCTCAACCCGGAAACTCGAATGATGAAACGGATCGAGATCGAGGATGCACGTATGGCATCCGGTGTAACAGAGATGCTGATGGGAACAGAAGTTCCGCCGCGCCGCGCATTTATTTATGAAAATGCGACAGAGGCAGAACTGGATATTTAA